Proteins encoded together in one Peribacillus asahii window:
- a CDS encoding HAMP domain-containing sensor histidine kinase: protein MIILNKISLKFGLWFLGAMLILEVCLFFFLHTSIVGSRIEEELNALQARGNSHRDVLEISYNEETLHHIAVMEANADTEVIITDLNQNIIISSSKLDNEEQRIISKKIKKVPRAGMILENRWKSEKYISTVTPFLINKNQQGYVYMFRSTDQIQSLISKLNGHFITGAIMILSLMIITILLLSKVLITPLIRMKQATEKLSRGDFSVNLPDMGNDELGELSCAIKTLGKELKHLKEERSEFLASISHELRTPLTYIKGYADVSRRKDLDQTEREQYLDIIYEESEKLSDMIKDLFDLAKLDRNTFVINFMKVELCSFLLSIYEKILPAFKEKGMDLKVYCHKNVHIMIDPMRFEQVLFNLLDNAIKYSEPHTKTCIFVRREKGKVLMEIKDEGDGIPEEDLPFIFERFYRIDKSRSRGTGGTGLGLSIVKELIEAHGGHIEVKSEPGKGTAFLITVEEMIE from the coding sequence GTGATTATCTTGAATAAAATATCCCTGAAATTCGGTCTCTGGTTTTTAGGTGCTATGCTTATTCTTGAAGTGTGCTTATTCTTTTTTCTACATACAAGCATTGTAGGTTCCAGAATAGAAGAAGAATTAAACGCACTACAGGCAAGAGGTAATAGTCATAGAGACGTACTTGAAATTTCCTATAATGAAGAGACTTTGCATCACATTGCTGTAATGGAAGCAAATGCTGATACAGAAGTCATTATCACTGATTTAAATCAAAATATTATTATTTCATCTTCAAAATTAGATAATGAAGAGCAAAGAATTATATCAAAAAAAATAAAGAAGGTACCTCGTGCTGGAATGATACTGGAAAACAGATGGAAAAGTGAAAAATATATTTCCACGGTAACCCCTTTTTTAATAAACAAAAATCAACAAGGATATGTCTACATGTTCCGAAGTACGGATCAGATTCAAAGTTTAATTTCAAAGTTGAACGGTCACTTTATCACCGGGGCTATCATGATTCTTTCCTTAATGATTATAACGATTCTGTTATTATCCAAAGTACTGATAACCCCTCTTATTAGGATGAAGCAAGCTACGGAAAAGCTTAGTAGGGGGGATTTTTCAGTCAATCTGCCAGACATGGGGAATGATGAGCTAGGAGAGTTATCCTGTGCGATAAAAACTCTTGGCAAAGAATTAAAACATCTAAAAGAGGAAAGAAGTGAGTTTTTAGCTAGCATCTCTCATGAGTTACGAACTCCTCTGACCTATATCAAAGGCTATGCGGATGTGTCGAGACGTAAAGATTTAGATCAAACAGAGCGAGAGCAGTATCTTGATATTATTTACGAAGAATCTGAAAAGTTGTCTGATATGATAAAGGATTTATTTGACTTAGCTAAATTAGATAGGAACACCTTTGTTATTAATTTTATGAAAGTCGAGCTTTGTTCTTTTTTATTATCTATCTATGAAAAGATACTTCCTGCGTTCAAGGAAAAAGGGATGGATTTGAAAGTATACTGTCACAAAAACGTACATATCATGATTGATCCTATGAGATTTGAACAAGTGCTTTTTAACTTGCTAGATAATGCTATCAAGTATTCTGAACCTCATACCAAAACATGTATTTTTGTAAGGCGGGAAAAGGGGAAGGTATTGATGGAAATAAAGGATGAGGGAGATGGGATACCTGAAGAGGATCTTCCTTTTATATTTGAGCGCTTTTATAGAATAGATAAGTCCCGGTCGAGAGGTACCGGAGGCACAGGTTTAGGTTTATCCATTGTCAAGGAACTTATTGAAGCTCATGGGGGTCACATTGAGGTGAAAAGTGAACCGGGTAAGGGAACAGCCTTCTTAATTACAGTAGAGGAGATGATAGAATGA
- a CDS encoding cell wall hydrolase: MLLVASLGMTLSAFQVHSVDAATDYTVKPGDTMWKISQRYGVPLISLQKINNEWDNNLYIGQRLTIPTITSAERTLLAQLVHAEAAGEPFSGKVAVATVVFNRVDSSLFPNDVKSVIYQIEQGHYAFSPVQDGRIHNTPTSEDYRAIDEAIAFRGQGNGSLYFYNPQKSTSEWIFSRPVTVRIGDHVFAK; the protein is encoded by the coding sequence ATGTTGCTCGTAGCTTCATTAGGGATGACATTATCAGCTTTCCAAGTTCATTCTGTTGATGCTGCAACTGATTATACTGTTAAACCAGGAGATACAATGTGGAAAATTAGTCAACGATATGGAGTACCTTTAATTTCTCTTCAAAAGATTAATAATGAGTGGGATAATAATTTGTATATTGGCCAACGTTTGACTATTCCTACAATCACATCTGCCGAAAGAACACTTTTAGCTCAATTGGTGCATGCAGAAGCGGCAGGAGAGCCTTTTTCAGGTAAGGTAGCGGTGGCAACAGTAGTGTTCAATCGTGTGGACAGTTCGTTATTTCCAAATGACGTTAAGAGTGTTATATACCAAATAGAACAAGGACATTATGCATTTTCACCAGTACAAGATGGACGGATTCATAATACGCCAACTAGTGAAGATTATAGAGCGATAGATGAAGCGATTGCTTTTCGTGGACAAGGTAATGGTTCTTTATATTTCTATAATCCTCAAAAATCAACAAGTGAATGGATTTTTTCTCGTCCAGTGACTGTTCGTATCGGCGATCACGTATTCGCAAAATAA
- a CDS encoding GerMN domain-containing protein translates to MKKSILIGSAALVILLAGCQSESNSSNHNNEVNTKEKAPSVQSLKIEDYYPIKENTRYIYDGKGNEYASFNVYVDYTSENKLQERIDNGGTVMARVVELKDGKLTSTYSRAEAYYRENLLETKTGDEETLLMEPLKKGTTWRLEDSSVRTITNTSVDVSTPSGNYKAIEVTTEGSNGRNIDYYAKGVGLVKTSFFSEGMEVSSSLSKIEENAPLVQTITFYYPNIDDDKLYFKSRELSFLTNSITKKVLEDAYKENVPNTVEPVFSENTKINSLYLNKDNNLYIDLNQAFLTEMSAGAAYEGMILQSIVNTFGQYYGVAKVYLTIDNEPYSSGHIAMEKGGFFEVNVDDAIEIK, encoded by the coding sequence ATGAAGAAAAGTATATTAATAGGTTCAGCAGCACTTGTTATTTTATTGGCTGGATGCCAATCAGAAAGTAACTCCAGCAACCATAATAATGAAGTGAATACTAAGGAGAAAGCCCCTTCGGTCCAATCTTTAAAAATTGAAGATTATTACCCAATTAAAGAAAATACTCGATATATATACGATGGAAAAGGAAATGAATACGCTTCATTTAATGTTTACGTTGATTATACTTCCGAGAACAAACTACAAGAAAGAATCGATAATGGTGGAACCGTTATGGCTCGTGTCGTTGAATTAAAAGATGGTAAGTTAACCAGTACCTACTCAAGAGCAGAGGCTTACTATAGAGAAAACCTTTTAGAAACAAAAACGGGGGATGAAGAAACCTTATTAATGGAACCATTAAAAAAAGGAACAACTTGGAGACTTGAGGACTCGAGTGTTAGAACTATAACCAATACTTCTGTGGATGTATCGACTCCTTCCGGAAATTATAAAGCGATTGAGGTAACGACAGAAGGCTCTAATGGACGAAACATTGATTACTATGCTAAAGGAGTAGGTTTAGTAAAAACTTCATTTTTTTCAGAGGGAATGGAGGTATCCTCTTCTTTGAGTAAAATTGAAGAAAACGCCCCGTTAGTCCAAACAATTACTTTTTACTACCCTAATATTGATGATGATAAGCTGTATTTTAAAAGTAGGGAGCTTTCATTCCTGACAAACTCTATAACCAAAAAGGTTTTAGAAGATGCTTATAAAGAAAACGTACCGAATACAGTAGAACCGGTATTCTCTGAAAACACAAAAATTAACAGTTTGTATTTAAATAAAGATAACAATTTGTACATTGACTTGAATCAAGCTTTTTTAACAGAAATGAGTGCCGGTGCTGCGTATGAAGGAATGATTCTTCAAAGCATTGTTAATACCTTCGGCCAGTATTATGGAGTGGCAAAAGTATACCTCACTATTGATAATGAACCTTATTCATCCGGACACATCGCTATGGAAAAAGGGGGTTTTTTTGAAGTAAATGTAGATGATGCTATTGAAATAAAATAG
- a CDS encoding C40 family peptidase: MRSGTKVSSQKIGDLVFFETYKPGASHAGIYIGNNQFIHSSSSKGVGISSMNNSYWSKRYLGAKTY; the protein is encoded by the coding sequence TTGAGGTCGGGAACAAAGGTCTCTTCACAGAAAATTGGGGACCTCGTGTTTTTTGAAACCTATAAACCTGGAGCTTCTCATGCGGGTATATACATAGGAAACAATCAATTTATTCATAGCTCCTCATCAAAAGGTGTGGGTATTTCTTCTATGAATAATAGCTATTGGTCTAAAAGGTATTTAGGAGCAAAAACATATTGA
- a CDS encoding F510_1955 family glycosylhydrolase, translating into MKRFKWSLFSLISLLLLLAACSNDESKQYFVKAENEKIEHIHGAGYWGEEGTPVIATHGGPFEYRGEVWYKTTRNNHDYMGFQTTKDGFYSSGHPEKGSDLKNPLGLVKSTDKGENLDKLAFYGEVDFHYLGASYETGTVYVYNEVQNPKIGTGFFYSKNKGKDWTQLELNGMLASSIRGFDVHPSKDNIIAIYGEEGMFLSENYGKDFSLIPTKGVVTSLTFKNDSIIHSMVEDNKVSLHETNLSNNQGTILAAPSLNNENIPIYLEVNPLTEDEMMMVTTKNDVYVSEGQEAKWNKILSNGEME; encoded by the coding sequence TTGAAACGTTTTAAATGGAGCTTATTTTCTCTCATATCTCTGCTGTTACTTTTAGCTGCATGCTCAAATGATGAGTCAAAGCAGTATTTTGTAAAAGCAGAGAATGAAAAAATTGAACATATCCATGGAGCAGGGTACTGGGGTGAAGAAGGAACCCCAGTTATAGCAACACATGGCGGGCCATTTGAATATCGAGGCGAAGTCTGGTACAAAACCACACGGAACAACCATGACTACATGGGGTTTCAAACGACCAAAGACGGATTTTATTCAAGTGGGCATCCTGAAAAGGGATCAGATTTGAAAAATCCTCTAGGGCTGGTCAAAAGTACTGATAAAGGGGAAAATCTGGACAAACTCGCTTTCTACGGAGAGGTGGATTTTCATTACTTAGGAGCCAGTTATGAGACTGGAACTGTCTATGTGTATAATGAAGTACAAAATCCCAAAATAGGAACAGGCTTTTTTTACTCCAAAAATAAGGGGAAAGACTGGACACAACTAGAGCTAAACGGGATGCTTGCTTCTTCCATTAGGGGCTTTGATGTTCATCCATCAAAGGATAATATCATTGCAATTTATGGAGAAGAAGGAATGTTTTTATCTGAAAATTATGGCAAGGATTTTTCCCTTATCCCAACTAAAGGAGTGGTAACCTCATTAACCTTTAAAAACGATTCCATAATTCATTCCATGGTTGAAGATAATAAAGTAAGCCTTCATGAAACAAATTTGAGTAACAATCAGGGTACTATCCTAGCAGCTCCTTCTTTGAATAACGAAAACATCCCTATTTATTTAGAGGTCAATCCCTTAACTGAGGATGAAATGATGATGGTAACCACAAAGAATGATGTTTATGTTAGTGAAGGCCAGGAGGCAAAGTGGAATAAAATCTTATCAAATGGGGAAATGGAGTAA
- a CDS encoding cytochrome c biogenesis CcdA family protein: protein MYDFLNKISQFFSDPVLQLMNSSLAIPVIGAFLLGILGSLAPCQITGNFTAVTYFGNKAIGRKTPWMEVSLFILGKILVYSIFGILIWFLGKEIQSTLTTYFAYFRKSIGLINILVGLFLLGYLKFVWPSRFFIWNGFKSSGGKFGALLLGINYSIAFCPTMFVIFFAKLMPMVLSTTYGFTLTLMFSIGTALPLLIILLLIWTFDGEGSLIKKGKKFGNIVQKLAGVVIIIIGLFDILTYW, encoded by the coding sequence ATGTACGACTTCCTAAATAAAATTAGCCAATTTTTCTCTGATCCAGTATTACAATTGATGAATAGTTCCTTAGCCATTCCAGTTATAGGAGCCTTTCTATTAGGAATCCTTGGTTCATTAGCACCTTGTCAGATTACTGGAAACTTTACTGCAGTTACCTATTTTGGAAACAAAGCCATAGGAAGAAAAACACCTTGGATGGAGGTTTCTTTATTCATTCTAGGAAAAATATTAGTTTATTCTATCTTTGGAATATTAATTTGGTTTTTAGGAAAAGAAATTCAATCTACTCTAACTACATATTTCGCGTATTTTCGAAAAAGTATAGGATTGATTAATATTTTAGTGGGTCTTTTTCTATTAGGTTATTTAAAATTCGTTTGGCCTTCACGTTTTTTCATCTGGAACGGGTTTAAAAGCTCAGGAGGAAAATTTGGAGCCCTTTTATTAGGTATCAACTATTCAATAGCATTTTGTCCAACCATGTTTGTTATTTTTTTTGCAAAACTTATGCCTATGGTATTATCGACTACATACGGTTTTACATTGACCCTTATGTTTAGTATTGGAACTGCCTTGCCCCTTCTTATCATTCTATTATTAATATGGACCTTTGACGGAGAAGGATCTTTAATAAAAAAAGGGAAAAAGTTTGGCAACATTGTTCAAAAGTTAGCAGGAGTAGTGATTATTATTATAGGTCTGTTCGATATTCTAACCTATTGGTAA
- a CDS encoding ClpP family protease, with protein MKKIEFDKEYLELVANLPDSLEEYQFYLGLKERRIYFNYDVDTTIVNKVVYWIQEWNREDRELNIPVDKRKTIQIYITSNGGDVVAGFAAIDAIKSSETKVETIGIGSCASMGALLLISGHYRKAYPNTVILIHDGSMAVQSTSKKAKNTMNFYDRLDNRIKQFVVENTNISEELYTEKEDEEWYMFANDEGLSLGIVHEII; from the coding sequence ATGAAAAAAATTGAATTCGACAAAGAATATTTGGAGTTAGTTGCAAATTTACCTGATTCTCTTGAAGAGTATCAGTTTTATCTGGGACTGAAAGAACGAAGAATTTATTTTAATTATGATGTGGATACAACCATTGTCAATAAAGTTGTTTATTGGATTCAAGAATGGAATCGAGAAGATAGAGAATTAAATATTCCAGTCGATAAAAGAAAAACAATACAAATTTATATAACATCTAATGGTGGAGATGTAGTGGCAGGTTTTGCTGCTATCGATGCCATCAAATCAAGTGAAACGAAAGTTGAAACGATTGGTATAGGTTCGTGTGCTTCTATGGGTGCTTTACTTTTAATTAGCGGACATTATAGAAAAGCATATCCCAATACAGTCATTCTTATTCATGATGGGAGTATGGCTGTTCAATCCACTTCTAAAAAAGCGAAAAACACAATGAATTTCTATGATCGTTTAGATAATCGCATTAAGCAGTTTGTTGTGGAAAATACAAACATTTCAGAGGAGTTGTATACTGAGAAGGAAGATGAAGAATGGTATATGTTCGCGAATGATGAGGGATTAAGTTTAGGAATTGTACATGAAATCATCTAA
- a CDS encoding DUF1541 domain-containing protein, giving the protein MQKKRMKMSIILSLFAAISLVLGACGNANDENTEDTQNEDKGNAAGTENTENMEGMNHSKMNMSGSGEVPEGLKVAENPTYEVGSQAIIQESHMPGMKGAKATIVGAYDTTVYTVSYTPTTGGERVENHKWVIHEELQNVDKSPLEPGTEVTINADHMEGMDGATAEIDSAEETTIYMVDFTPTTGGAEVKNHQWVTESELSPAK; this is encoded by the coding sequence ATGCAAAAAAAAAGAATGAAAATGTCCATCATTTTATCTTTATTTGCAGCCATTTCCTTAGTACTGGGTGCCTGCGGGAATGCTAATGACGAAAATACAGAGGATACGCAAAACGAAGATAAAGGAAATGCAGCAGGTACAGAGAACACAGAAAACATGGAGGGCATGAATCATAGTAAGATGAACATGTCTGGCTCAGGTGAAGTTCCTGAAGGTTTAAAAGTAGCAGAAAATCCAACTTATGAAGTTGGCAGTCAAGCCATTATTCAAGAAAGTCACATGCCAGGTATGAAGGGTGCTAAAGCAACAATTGTAGGGGCTTATGACACTACGGTTTACACTGTTTCATATACGCCAACAACTGGTGGGGAAAGAGTAGAAAACCATAAATGGGTGATTCATGAAGAGTTACAAAATGTCGATAAATCCCCATTAGAGCCAGGAACAGAAGTTACAATCAATGCAGATCATATGGAAGGTATGGATGGTGCAACCGCTGAAATTGATTCAGCCGAAGAAACGACTATATATATGGTTGATTTCACTCCAACTACCGGTGGAGCAGAAGTGAAAAATCATCAATGGGTAACAGAAAGTGAATTATCACCAGCTAAATAA
- a CDS encoding erythromycin esterase family protein produces the protein MLKTSQLIDEIQNYGVKFSSPTELQPLINAASHAKYVLLGEASHGTSEFYTIRTELTKQLIQEHQFSFVAVEGDWPACYEVNRYVKGLAPEYQSAEDVLKKSFNRWPSWMWANHEIVNLIDWLHSYNQTQTEKKVGFYGLDVYSLWESMEAIVDYLKKIKSPDLQKALNAIDCFDPYKRKPEMYGISSAFYGEDCMSEILELLNTIKENKSIPTEDPEAALNMNINAIVANNAEHYYHTMVTNNNESWNIRDRHMVEALHHIGNFYGTAAKGIIWEHNTHIGDARATDMADEGMVNVGQLTREKYKQNNVYAIGFGTYQGTVIAAKRWGDPAEVMTVPKGTEGSWEEVMHNAGDFNQYLLFTEENKHLFRNVIGHRAIGVVYNPAHEHYGNYVPSRLSERYDAFIHIDETKALTLL, from the coding sequence TTGTTAAAAACAAGTCAATTAATAGACGAAATTCAGAATTATGGTGTTAAATTTTCAAGTCCAACAGAACTTCAGCCTTTGATTAACGCAGCAAGTCATGCTAAATATGTTTTGCTTGGTGAAGCAAGTCATGGTACGAGTGAGTTTTATACGATTCGTACTGAATTAACAAAACAGCTTATTCAAGAACATCAATTTTCTTTTGTCGCTGTGGAAGGAGATTGGCCAGCTTGTTATGAAGTAAATCGTTATGTAAAAGGATTGGCTCCCGAATATCAAAGTGCGGAAGATGTGTTGAAAAAATCGTTTAACCGCTGGCCAAGTTGGATGTGGGCTAATCATGAAATTGTGAATCTTATTGATTGGTTACATTCGTATAACCAAACACAAACAGAGAAAAAAGTAGGGTTTTATGGCCTTGATGTGTATAGTTTATGGGAATCTATGGAGGCAATCGTAGACTACTTAAAAAAAATCAAGTCGCCCGATCTGCAAAAAGCATTAAATGCTATTGACTGTTTTGATCCATATAAACGTAAGCCAGAAATGTATGGAATTTCTTCTGCGTTTTATGGGGAAGATTGCATGAGCGAAATTCTCGAGCTACTAAATACGATAAAAGAAAATAAAAGTATTCCTACCGAAGATCCTGAAGCAGCCCTTAATATGAATATTAATGCGATTGTTGCGAACAACGCTGAGCATTATTATCATACGATGGTGACAAATAATAATGAATCTTGGAATATTCGGGATCGTCATATGGTCGAAGCCCTGCACCATATCGGAAATTTTTATGGTACAGCGGCAAAAGGAATCATTTGGGAACATAACACACATATTGGTGATGCTCGAGCTACGGATATGGCTGATGAAGGAATGGTTAACGTAGGTCAATTAACTCGAGAAAAATATAAACAAAACAATGTATATGCGATTGGTTTTGGTACATATCAAGGTACCGTTATCGCTGCAAAGAGATGGGGAGACCCTGCTGAGGTCATGACTGTTCCAAAAGGTACGGAAGGAAGTTGGGAAGAAGTGATGCACAACGCTGGTGATTTCAATCAATATTTGCTCTTTACAGAAGAAAACAAGCATTTATTTCGCAATGTAATTGGGCACCGGGCGATTGGTGTTGTCTATAATCCTGCTCATGAGCATTACGGAAATTATGTGCCTTCTCGTTTGTCTGAACGATATGATGCGTTTATTCATATTGATGAGACAAAAGCATTAACACTTTTATGA
- a CDS encoding C40 family peptidase translates to MKKIIAAFVVTGLMLSNPLVSEAALGDRTLKSGMTHTEVKQLQQVLKSKGYFTNKKTTTYFGTVTKKAVVKFQKAKGLKADGIVGAKTYKALGIKKQTVKTASVGGSSSTELVKEAKKYVNVPYVWGGSTPKGFDCSGFLQYVFKESSNTTLPRTVAEIYKEGTKVSTPKVGDVVFFETYKPGASHAGIYIGNDQFIHSSSSKGVSITSMNNSYWKERYLGAKRM, encoded by the coding sequence ATGAAAAAAATTATCGCAGCATTTGTTGTGACAGGGTTAATGCTTTCAAACCCGCTTGTGAGTGAAGCAGCATTAGGGGATAGAACACTAAAAAGTGGAATGACTCATACTGAAGTAAAACAATTACAACAAGTTTTAAAAAGCAAAGGCTACTTTACAAATAAAAAAACGACTACCTATTTTGGAACAGTTACAAAAAAAGCAGTAGTGAAGTTCCAAAAAGCTAAAGGTTTAAAAGCAGATGGCATTGTAGGTGCTAAAACATATAAAGCGTTAGGTATTAAAAAGCAAACAGTAAAAACTGCCAGCGTGGGAGGAAGTTCTTCAACCGAGTTAGTAAAAGAGGCTAAAAAATATGTAAATGTACCGTATGTCTGGGGAGGGAGTACACCAAAAGGATTTGATTGTAGTGGGTTTTTACAGTATGTATTTAAAGAAAGCTCAAACACTACTCTACCAAGAACCGTTGCGGAGATTTATAAAGAGGGAACAAAGGTTTCGACTCCAAAAGTTGGCGATGTAGTTTTCTTTGAAACTTATAAACCGGGTGCTTCACATGCAGGTATATACATAGGAAATGATCAATTTATTCATAGTTCTTCATCAAAAGGTGTGAGTATTACCTCTATGAATAATAGTTATTGGAAAGAAAGATATTTAGGAGCTAAAAGAATGTAG
- a CDS encoding sulfite exporter TauE/SafE family protein — MKKLIVLAFVGFLAQLIDGALGMAYGVTSSSLLLAFGIAPAVASASVHLSEVVTTAASGVSHIKFGNVDKQLVYRLIIPGSIGAFTGACFLSNLPGDVVKPYVSAFLLLLGFYVIFRFLFKFQSSEEKESKPLSVKQSIPLGLIAGFADATGGGGWGPIATPVLLSKKGMTARKVVGTVDTSEFAIAISATVGFIISLGWEVVNWLWVGALMIGGIVAAPIAAWLVRMVPAQLMGILVGGFIIIVNARTILGTWVTDEIYYPVIYGFLFLGWGVAIFFGVRKMKANQAAEKEKNRKLAS; from the coding sequence ATGAAAAAGCTAATTGTTTTGGCATTTGTAGGTTTTTTAGCACAACTAATTGACGGAGCCTTGGGGATGGCATATGGCGTTACATCATCGTCTCTTTTATTAGCATTTGGTATTGCACCAGCAGTAGCTTCTGCTTCCGTCCATCTTTCTGAAGTCGTAACAACGGCTGCTTCGGGAGTATCTCATATCAAATTTGGAAACGTGGATAAACAATTGGTATATCGTCTGATTATTCCAGGATCAATTGGGGCTTTCACTGGTGCGTGCTTCTTAAGTAATTTACCTGGCGATGTCGTTAAGCCTTACGTTTCGGCATTCCTTTTATTGCTTGGTTTCTATGTTATTTTTCGTTTTCTGTTTAAATTTCAGTCTAGTGAAGAAAAGGAATCAAAACCATTATCAGTTAAGCAATCTATACCATTAGGTTTAATTGCCGGCTTTGCGGATGCAACGGGAGGCGGCGGATGGGGACCGATTGCAACACCTGTTCTTTTATCCAAAAAAGGAATGACAGCGCGTAAAGTAGTTGGAACAGTAGATACGAGCGAGTTTGCTATCGCTATTTCTGCGACGGTCGGTTTTATCATTTCTTTAGGATGGGAAGTCGTGAATTGGCTTTGGGTCGGAGCGCTGATGATAGGAGGAATTGTTGCTGCACCGATTGCGGCATGGCTCGTTCGAATGGTTCCAGCTCAACTAATGGGAATTTTAGTTGGAGGTTTTATTATTATAGTAAATGCACGCACAATTTTAGGCACATGGGTAACAGATGAAATATACTATCCTGTTATTTATGGTTTTCTATTTTTGGGATGGGGAGTAGCTATTTTCTTTGGTGTTCGTAAGATGAAAGCAAACCAGGCTGCTGAAAAAGAAAAAAATAGAAAGTTAGCTAGTTAA
- a CDS encoding plastocyanin/azurin family copper-binding protein, with amino-acid sequence MDKQHGKYNFHVHAQAKQSAKAKISSLPTGKYVFYCTIPGHKEAGMVGNLEVL; translated from the coding sequence ATAGATAAGCAACATGGGAAATATAATTTTCATGTTCATGCTCAAGCGAAGCAGTCAGCAAAGGCAAAAATAAGTTCCCTTCCGACAGGAAAATACGTATTTTATTGTACTATTCCTGGTCACAAGGAAGCTGGAATGGTTGGAAATCTTGAAGTGTTATAG
- a CDS encoding four-helix bundle copper-binding protein, producing the protein MEACNTCYDACLKSEDVKMMASCIRFDRECADICALAAKAMQSNSPFAEQICQLCADICEACGDECKKHNHEHCQMCAESCFRCTEACRKAS; encoded by the coding sequence ATGGAAGCTTGTAACACATGCTATGATGCATGTCTTAAATCGGAAGACGTAAAAATGATGGCCTCTTGTATTAGATTCGATAGGGAATGCGCGGACATTTGTGCACTAGCTGCTAAAGCGATGCAATCCAATAGTCCTTTTGCCGAACAAATTTGCCAGCTTTGTGCAGATATTTGTGAAGCCTGTGGAGATGAGTGCAAAAAGCACAATCATGAACATTGCCAAATGTGCGCGGAATCATGCTTTAGATGCACGGAAGCTTGCCGTAAGGCTTCTTAA